In Methanocaldococcus jannaschii DSM 2661, one DNA window encodes the following:
- a CDS encoding DUF365 domain-containing protein: MKIIFYASREEQGFYGEAEIEEVEFFENPMKILEKYKNNLFLTEEEFKKYIEDSNKKWGYGKKKKKPWIVIILKNIRKYPKVVKPKRFIPVCGKYVKEDEYEQILKKL; the protein is encoded by the coding sequence ATGAAGATAATATTTTATGCTTCAAGGGAAGAGCAGGGATTTTATGGAGAGGCAGAGATTGAGGAAGTAGAATTTTTTGAAAATCCTATGAAGATACTTGAGAAATATAAAAATAATTTATTTTTAACAGAAGAGGAATTTAAAAAATATATTGAAGATTCAAATAAAAAGTGGGGATATGGTAAGAAAAAGAAAAAACCATGGATAGTTATCATCTTAAAAAATATTAGAAAGTATCCAAAAGTTGTTAAGCCAAAGAGATTTATTCCAGTTTGTGGAAAATATGTAAAAGAGGACGAATATGAGCAAATTTTAAAGAAACTTTAA
- a CDS encoding bifunctional DNA primase/polymerase produces MDRLTYYKLTSRYLYYFCLDRLLSCHRLDLDRDRKINWRHPKYWNYNNIPKGEKPYLRHIDLWDYRGNFKDWIIENLRSIYCSPYYFESPRYELEYPAIDYNYWDWVIDIDFKGNFKKSKEIAKEVREIFKDYGVKDIHIKFSGSKGFHIWINARYLPNEILNKGYVEGSTILTNFLNFKLRKLLDFVGKEGDTGIDLSIYKENMTVTAPFSLYYADIEGKTPISIPFPINKVEKFKPIYLQNVKPYFIRKLTKYYENFGEIRGDLTDFVDDALRYYQATKKVNNDIKIDLEINTNKKAKPKVEHSKREYIKTTIGDKEVVLNKVKLESYLNELINSNWEDGKMRGCYYLTSLCKLLGYGRDKTIKLLNRWASKYGNKYIKHIDYEVRYLYDRNGKVCSIKWLKENIPEAKTQIEIYKKYYELDKNNYLVKK; encoded by the coding sequence ATGGATAGGCTTACCTACTATAAACTAACTTCCAGATATTTATATTATTTTTGTTTAGATAGGTTATTAAGTTGCCATAGGTTGGATTTGGATAGAGATAGAAAAATCAATTGGAGACATCCAAAGTATTGGAACTATAACAACATCCCAAAGGGGGAGAAGCCATATTTAAGGCATATTGATTTATGGGATTATAGAGGCAACTTTAAGGATTGGATTATAGAGAACCTTAGGAGTATTTACTGCTCTCCATACTACTTTGAGAGTCCAAGATATGAGTTGGAGTATCCAGCTATCGACTACAATTATTGGGATTGGGTTATAGATATTGACTTTAAAGGCAACTTTAAGAAATCTAAGGAGATAGCTAAGGAAGTAAGAGAGATTTTTAAAGATTATGGAGTTAAGGACATCCACATAAAGTTTAGTGGGAGTAAGGGCTTTCATATTTGGATTAATGCCAGATATTTGCCTAATGAGATACTAAATAAGGGCTATGTTGAAGGAAGCACCATATTAACAAACTTTCTAAACTTTAAGCTAAGGAAGTTGTTAGATTTTGTTGGCAAGGAAGGAGATACGGGTATTGACTTATCAATCTATAAGGAAAACATGACTGTAACAGCACCATTTAGCTTATACTATGCAGACATTGAGGGAAAGACACCGATAAGCATACCGTTTCCAATTAACAAAGTGGAGAAGTTTAAACCGATATATTTGCAGAATGTAAAGCCATACTTCATAAGGAAGCTAACAAAATACTATGAAAACTTTGGAGAGATAAGAGGGGATTTAACGGACTTTGTGGATGATGCTTTAAGATATTATCAAGCAACTAAGAAAGTGAATAACGATATTAAGATAGATTTGGAAATAAACACCAATAAGAAGGCAAAACCTAAGGTAGAGCATAGTAAGAGGGAATACATCAAAACAACCATAGGAGATAAGGAAGTTGTATTAAATAAGGTAAAGTTGGAGAGCTACCTTAATGAGTTAATCAATTCCAATTGGGAAGATGGCAAAATGAGAGGCTGTTATTATTTAACTTCATTATGTAAGCTGTTAGGCTATGGAAGAGATAAAACTATAAAGTTATTGAACCGTTGGGCTTCCAAGTATGGCAACAAATACATCAAACATATAGATTATGAAGTTAGGTATCTCTATGATAGGAATGGTAAAGTATGCTCTATTAAGTGGCTAAAAGAGAACATACCAGAGGCAAAAACGCAAATAGAGATTTATAAAAAGTATTATGAGTTGGATAAAAATAACTATTTGGTGAAAAAATGA
- a CDS encoding winged helix-turn-helix transcriptional regulator, whose translation MDKYVNGSINNIQNNNVLEYTINEINQYPEDVLEVAIKLLNIRYDPNTIKELDEHNKNNTEILGNIWLFSLNKLPLKERQLLLKYGLWELGAELPTDKLYRLEDAITSILGWSFWEIHDPKEVVLKLVKAGEMLHQQNRDIKIGEIVGEEFTALHQQNNDFTMLHQCGEEFTALHQQNNDFTMLHQLLHNIQDNSMIEDLCNKIGERANTLKKSYKNDDCKKTAKIFTILTFEGMRFDEFMNKAIEQLKIGEGTLKQHLKIYKQLEWIDIRKNPEDYDRKYIYLTYKFYEDIKDILDEYLPKKAFQEAEAKSEFMEDLKKSLKKFIEERLTPEGFEFDINEVDRLKGKERIVGAYFRSLLLNEPYEAIEMIYKVYYEKYFQFKPLEINIIGLETLRSRTIMTKAKDWGEFRNKLCVFRGDIAGIIHHRKSRPILRRYVCIDLDKNGNNKGCNCEVIRLYEPVENSQDYKIKCPECGRDIKYSESLFKDEDGEPIKLERDLTIAIIQLKETDEVYRVYLPYTPEINNLRDVEIVGILKTNHKGEYYIEGLSINPQKTINFNYDAFVRKVKNAGYSNALDYIKDRVFYEVKAILDKEGKNPTIDTLITLEILASSHIYWDKNRDGHLKPETIDCLFIGSYGQGKSLTIEPLAKLHNTTEDMIRVDMPNIENLIGLVISRDNIKFYKKGIIPMNHNRPIFIEEMMDFILRVGNDLDLLKSGKTSGIWKREREGYNIPMIGVSPWIGVGNIKDIDLMELWEIYHLKGFEEFKEAMINYFAKKLLKQHDYDRNEAEDRAKKIVNNILGANPQLNASEWLLSKILDFTLKNLRGMTDRIPLIYLLKPYTNEDWKEIKLHTYKVKRLREDNNFIKQKNLEAYECALFISYIKNKDIEFKEDALKTLWEVEEKLRDLLRDYGLFKGYSDRLFNQIEYMAKAYAKLKFKEYVDLEDVRDALKIWFKTILGVLLRIKAPDKVKEIFKLVGEEIKETQQKDEELEEINKLIEESRKLSQLKREILNYMLQNPKIYTTVEIAENFNISEDTARGILKELWKNGDVDNPESDQWRPL comes from the coding sequence ATGGATAAATATGTAAATGGTAGTATAAATAACATACAGAACAACAATGTATTGGAATATACAATTAATGAAATTAATCAATATCCAGAGGATGTTTTAGAGGTTGCCATAAAATTACTGAACATTAGATATGACCCTAATACTATCAAAGAATTAGACGAGCATAACAAAAACAATACTGAAATCTTAGGAAATATATGGCTATTTTCATTAAACAAGCTACCTCTGAAAGAGAGGCAACTATTATTAAAATATGGTTTATGGGAGTTAGGGGCAGAATTGCCAACCGACAAACTATATAGATTGGAGGATGCAATTACGTCAATTTTAGGTTGGAGCTTCTGGGAGATACACGACCCTAAGGAAGTCGTATTAAAATTGGTGAAAGCTGGTGAAATGCTTCACCAACAAAATAGAGACATAAAAATTGGTGAAATTGTTGGTGAAGAATTCACTGCACTTCACCAACAAAATAACGACTTCACTATGCTTCACCAATGTGGTGAAGAATTCACTGCACTTCACCAACAAAATAACGACTTCACTATGCTTCACCAATTACTGCATAATATACAAGATAATAGTATGATTGAAGACCTATGCAACAAAATCGGCGAGAGAGCCAACACATTAAAAAAGAGTTATAAAAACGATGATTGTAAAAAAACTGCTAAAATATTCACAATCCTAACCTTTGAAGGTATGAGATTTGACGAATTTATGAATAAAGCCATAGAGCAGTTGAAAATTGGAGAAGGAACATTAAAGCAACACCTAAAGATTTACAAACAATTAGAATGGATTGACATAAGGAAAAATCCAGAGGATTACGATAGAAAATACATTTATCTAACTTACAAATTCTATGAAGACATTAAAGACATCTTAGATGAGTATTTACCTAAAAAAGCATTCCAAGAGGCAGAAGCTAAAAGCGAATTTATGGAAGATTTGAAAAAATCACTTAAAAAATTCATAGAAGAGAGATTAACACCAGAGGGCTTTGAATTTGACATTAACGAAGTTGATAGGTTAAAGGGCAAAGAGAGAATTGTAGGGGCTTACTTTAGGAGCTTACTCTTAAATGAACCGTATGAAGCCATAGAGATGATTTATAAAGTTTATTATGAAAAATACTTCCAATTTAAGCCTTTAGAGATTAACATAATTGGCTTAGAGACACTAAGAAGTAGGACCATAATGACAAAAGCTAAGGATTGGGGAGAGTTTAGGAATAAATTGTGTGTATTTAGGGGAGATATTGCGGGAATAATACACCATAGGAAAAGCAGACCAATTTTGAGACGTTATGTATGTATTGATTTGGATAAGAACGGCAATAACAAGGGATGTAATTGTGAAGTTATAAGGTTGTATGAGCCAGTGGAAAACAGCCAAGATTATAAAATTAAGTGTCCAGAGTGTGGCAGAGACATAAAATATTCAGAATCCCTATTCAAAGATGAAGATGGAGAACCAATAAAGTTGGAAAGGGATTTAACGATAGCCATAATCCAATTAAAAGAAACGGATGAAGTTTATAGGGTTTATCTTCCATACACACCAGAGATTAACAACCTAAGGGATGTTGAAATTGTAGGAATTTTGAAAACAAACCATAAAGGAGAGTATTACATAGAGGGCTTAAGTATCAATCCACAAAAGACCATAAATTTCAATTATGATGCCTTTGTTAGGAAGGTTAAGAATGCTGGTTATAGTAATGCCTTAGATTATATTAAAGATAGGGTATTTTACGAAGTGAAGGCAATATTGGACAAAGAAGGGAAAAATCCAACGATAGACACTTTAATAACATTGGAGATACTGGCATCATCCCATATATATTGGGATAAAAATAGGGATGGACACTTAAAGCCTGAAACTATTGATTGTTTGTTCATTGGAAGCTATGGACAAGGGAAGAGTTTAACAATAGAACCATTGGCAAAACTCCACAACACTACTGAGGACATGATAAGAGTAGATATGCCTAACATAGAGAACTTAATAGGTTTAGTTATCTCCAGAGATAACATAAAATTCTATAAAAAAGGAATAATCCCAATGAACCACAATAGACCGATATTTATTGAAGAGATGATGGACTTTATTTTAAGAGTAGGCAACGACTTAGACTTATTAAAAAGTGGTAAAACTTCAGGTATTTGGAAGAGAGAAAGAGAGGGTTATAACATCCCAATGATTGGGGTAAGCCCATGGATTGGAGTAGGGAACATTAAGGATATTGACTTAATGGAGCTTTGGGAAATTTACCACTTAAAGGGATTTGAAGAGTTTAAAGAAGCTATGATAAATTACTTCGCTAAAAAGTTACTAAAACAACATGACTATGATAGAAATGAGGCAGAAGATAGGGCTAAAAAGATAGTTAATAATATATTGGGAGCTAACCCCCAGTTAAATGCATCAGAATGGTTATTGTCAAAAATATTGGATTTTACTTTGAAGAATTTGAGGGGAATGACAGATAGAATTCCATTAATCTATCTATTAAAGCCATACACCAACGAGGATTGGAAGGAGATTAAACTACACACCTACAAAGTTAAGAGATTGAGAGAAGACAATAACTTCATAAAACAAAAGAATTTGGAAGCTTACGAGTGTGCTTTATTCATTAGCTACATTAAAAATAAGGATATTGAGTTTAAGGAAGATGCATTAAAGACACTTTGGGAGGTAGAGGAGAAGTTAAGGGATTTATTGAGAGATTACGGACTATTTAAAGGATATTCCGATAGATTATTTAATCAAATTGAGTATATGGCTAAAGCTTATGCTAAACTTAAGTTTAAGGAGTATGTGGATTTAGAGGATGTTAGGGATGCATTAAAAATATGGTTTAAGACAATCTTAGGGGTTTTGTTAAGAATTAAAGCACCAGATAAGGTTAAGGAGATATTTAAATTGGTTGGAGAAGAGATAAAAGAAACACAACAAAAGGATGAAGAGTTAGAAGAGATTAACAAACTTATAGAGGAAAGTAGGAAGTTATCCCAACTAAAAAGAGAGATTTTAAACTACATGCTACAAAATCCAAAAATCTACACTACGGTTGAAATTGCTGAAAACTTCAACATATCGGAAGATACAGCACGGGGGATTTTAAAAGAGCTGTGGAAAAATGGAGATGTGGATAATCCAGAATCCGACCAATGGAGACCACTATAA